The sequence gtGCGCtaataaggtgttataatacAGCaacacttaaaaattttttttctctaaacgcatattttttagaatttgacGTTATTACAGATTATATACTTCTGTACcaatacatattttcaaaCTCATTATTACAAGGTATgacttgtaattaaaaaaaaagttaattgaaTTATGTGAAAGGGCTTTagttaagaattaatttaataactgcaCTTTTGAATTAGAATATTGTAGTCGCGGATTATTTCGCCCAatgttttttgataaaaaatttaataaaaaatagatatgcAAGGATATTTAGAAGAATTGCTCACCATTGGACATAATCTATATCATATATAcaactatttatatttaaattccataattaatattgctaCGGAACGCAATATTCGTGCCTAGCCGCGATGTCTCTCGTTTTTATATTTCGACCTGACGCTTCGCGCCCCCTCGTCTCAGACTCGTCTTCCTTTTATTTTCCATCCCCCGCCGGGCAGAAGTTACGCGATAAAAGCTCGAAACTCTTTCGCAGCGGCTGCTAAATTGAAACACCGTCGAAATAAAACGACCTCCCTTGTTCTCGCCGTGATCGTCGAGTAGCAGGTACCTCTCCGCACAGGTGCACTCAGATTTGTAATAAAGATTCCGACTTTTTCACTATTTCGAGGCTGCGTTGCGTACGCGTATATACTCGCGTGTTTACAACGAAGAAAATCGTTGAAAAGAGTGAAGGAGCATAGCGAAAGATCGCCGGAACGTTGCGGAAAGTAAAacggagagaggaaaaaaaaacgcgcgaACTCATTACACGAACGGAATTATTCAGTCGTTCTGTTGCGAATATATGACTAGCTGCCGCGTTTAGCGCAACGGACGGAAATGTCGATATTCTGGAATTATGATGATCCTCCaaagtgaaattttaaatgcaaattcaGCAATCTTTTTGAATCGCGTTTTATCATGATTGAAAATTATGGCAACATGTATGTAACGAAATAATCAGCaacgaaatatattataatttgtgtattatatatatcataaatttgtACAACTTATGTGGTCATTTCATTATAAGCATAAGCGTTTTTAATGCTATGTATTCAAcagtaaaatttcaagttatttCTATCCATTCGAAACatatcgattaatttttttcatctttcgagtacaaaataagaaataatttttacaagaatttCGCTATTTATAGCGAACAATATGTATCTTATATTAAGggcatttatattattacatcgATATTTTAGTTCAATCACTTATATGTGTTCAAAGATTGTACATAAAGCTGGACGGAAGCTTAGAATCATTCTATGTGTGCCGACCTTTTTGGAAAATTGgtaataatatactttattgGCAGAACATATTGCAGGGAtcaatatattgtatgttCGTTCGcattcttctcttctctttcgtTACCAAGCAAAGATTTTTCATATTGAAAGAACGAACAGAACGAAAGGGGAGAAAGGAATCAAGTGGCGTGTCTAACATTTAAGccaaattaagattaaaagaaCGATACCAATAAACACGGCGAAATTAGATTATCAATTAGATATCAACAACATTATCAATCTTGATAATGTACATCACTGAGTTATATGTTCTATCCATTCCAGGCAATTATTTTCTGACGTGATTAAATACgacgataaaatattaatcattctattaactatattaataaCGAAGAGCGTTATCCAAGTATCCAACGCcgtttttttatgatattcaaatagtataataaaatgtatattacaaagagtcacaagattttaatttatatcaatgaATTGATAAGATTTGTAGTATATTACAGAAAAGCAAGaatgcattaatttaaatttttacaaaaagttattttaacatcTGATTATCAAGATCGGAGTGGAGAGAAAAGAAACATGAGacacatttttgttttctttttacctAAACTTTATTAGATCAAGATAATTGCCGTGATGGATTAAAGGATATTAATCGAAACAACCCGTAGAACAGACGcgctttttcattattttatgtcaTGGTATGTAAGTATGGTCGAATAATCTTTTCAACGACGTTTCTTGCGTCACTCCACTTCCGATTGGATCTCTGTCTCACTATAAAGTTGTTGTACGCGTGACGTGCATCGCGACCTATATTTCATTCTTGAATAAGGACGACATTTGCGGCCCTTGATCCACAGCGGGACTTAGTAGTAAGCAGGAAGCAGTAAGCGCTTTATAGCGACAACTAAATCTTGCACGTACAAACGGGTCGAGCGGTATGAGGGATGATGCCGGGAAAGCAGTGTTTTGGCTCACTGGCGTCGGGCTTTGCCAAACTTTCTTCATAGCTTAGAACAGAAATACAGAGAGTGAAGGGAGTTCCCTGTCTCCTTAGAAGTTACTCGTTCGGATGTGTTACACACATAACGCAACTGCTGAtaggttaattaattatgacaGAATTCTTCCTCGCATACTAATTTCTATCAATGATATTTGAGAAATGAATTATTTccgtatcaaataaattttcagatttctcatatttagaataattataacaataattaaaatatatttttaattagaacaaaaaCGTTGTAGTTCCTCTTAGCTTAACATACTAGTAATtgcaacaaataattaaaaattgactggcgtattttattacttgattaaaaaattttttttttcgtttttctcgttaaataaatattgtcaaaatatcaacaaattttattccatagttgaaaaaattaaaactatcgctgcaaaaataaaaaaaattttagataaaatttaaaaattattaatagttcagtaacaatatgtttatttgtactaaaaattattatcacttTTTTCGTCGATTTGACATGTCATCAATATAtcatacatatgcatatatatgtatatatatatatatatatatatatatatatatatatatatataaaagataataaacttcacaaatatataaaaagtgaaaCTTAAGCAAAGCACGAGTAGAGTACGAGCAAACTCCATCGATGACGCAATTTAGTTTTGTCgcatctattatattttaagtttaagtGCAACAAAACATACAATTGAAACAGTTTATTATCTTGAATATGGGCTttgattgtaatatttaatatttgacatgtaagtaaaattattgccAGTTGCATATGAAAATAAacagatttattatattattaaaaaaaaatcttaaatgaATATTGACACTATATTACAGCATTATActgtaaattatgtatatacatacatgtatatataaaattcgtttaagaaatgttataaaacaatttcagaaaaatgaatacatttacaagaaaaaatagtaACCAAATAATATATGTCTTACATATATTCACAGTTAAAATTCACAGTTTTTCTATTTGGTGTGTTTGTCTACATGCAATGTTGTGTGACATCACTCTGACTCATTTCACCGATAATacgagtatatttttataattttgttctgCATCCGTTATCGATTTGTATATAAGTAATgctcttttatcttttctcaaaattgataaatttatatgattaaaGGTAATCTACGCGATAAGAAGAATTATTTCATGTTTCTCTCATGTTTACTTTAGTAGTCTACATTTAACCGTAATACTAAGTACACGCAAGATATAGTGTCTTATCAGATATCGATTATatcattttgaattaattaatagtgcgaatttcattatacatactttttgaatgtaaattatcaaattgCATCTTGTCGGTGTGTACAAAATCATTACAAGGTAAAGTAATGCGAaacatttgcaatttttacttttccaACACTAATATCtacttgataaaatatttattttgttgtacatatattaaataaatattcaatttttcttgactaatttataagaatattttttttaataagtcaattgtgttagattaatatttttcctaaaataaataaacatttaatatttaatatttttaatttactagcATTATCGATAAGTCtatatcttttttcataaattaattatattaaataaaaatactgtaATACTAGTATTCTTTCTCGAAATAGtgaataaaacaatatcttaaatttaatttaatattttagatatttttgaacaaaatggttaaaaaaaaaagcgttaaaaaaaattcaatacagACACGTCTGCTAGAAGATTATGAGCTTCCTTTGATCAATatgaaaaatctttataaacataaaataaacatcgAACAATTCAACTTTCGATCTTTCGAAAATTTTGTAGAACGTGCTTTGAGGAACTCATCACGCATTGATTACATATCCATCGAccctaaatatttaaaagagacGTGCCTTGATGTAGCTAGCAAAAATGGCCTAACATCATTCGTAAAAACCTTATTACGTCAAGGAGTACAGATTAATAGAGTGAACAAAACGTTCAATCGCGCCCCTATTCATTTCGCCACTGAAGGCGGACACGCAAACACGTTGAAAGCTTTATTAAATGATTCGACGGTAAATCCTAATCTCCAGGCTGGACAGCAGACCGCTCTGCATATTGCAGTGAACAAACATGAAGTGAACAAAAATGCAGTGAACAAAAATGCAGTGAACAAAATTTATCTAGAGTGTGCTTCATTACTGTTGAAAAAAGGTGCTAACGCTAATATTcctaaaaataacaataaaaatttaactgccATCTGTATAGCGGCAAACAAGAAACAATGCGAAATGGTAGAGCTgatattaaaagaacattGGCTATTCTTAGATTTAGACAATTGTAGAGACAACGACAATCTGACGATACGCCAAGTGATTCATCGGAGTCTTCCAAAACTGTCAGAACAATTTAATGAATGTGGTACTTATCATGGTCTTCAGtactatttaattgttaatgatgaaacaaattttttaattatgtttaaaaagaaagaattctCAATGGATGAGTGTGAAACATTGTTGAAAACAGCTGTGCAAAATAATCTTCATAAGGCAGTGATATCAATCTTAAATTGGCTtaagaaaatagaagaaaa is a genomic window of Monomorium pharaonis isolate MP-MQ-018 chromosome 7, ASM1337386v2, whole genome shotgun sequence containing:
- the LOC105829735 gene encoding transient receptor potential cation channel protein painless isoform X2 is translated as MVKKKSVKKNSIQTRLLEDYELPLINMKNLYKHKINIEQFNFRSFENFVERALRNSSRIDYISIDPKYLKETCLDVASKNGLTSFVKTLLRQGVQINRVNKTFNRAPIHFATEGGHANTLKALLNDSTVNPNLQAGQQTALHIAVNKHEVNKNAVNKNAVNKIYLECASLLLKKGANANIPKNNNKNLTAICIAANKKQCEMVELILKEHWLFLDLDNCRDNDNLTIRQVIHRSLPKLSEQFNECGTYHGLQYYLIVNDETNFLIMFKKKEFSMDECETLLKTAVQNNLHKAVISILNWLKKIEENSRKIVVEQAACVAIKKGRYAILEELLNVVPEVANSLIMYACWQLINLSNQKTDRRLHISVWLKCMKLILNQKGVNIHEITDDKSNTPLHYAVKSRCSKVITLILSQDSYIGYLNKSDIPPIADIPKDILSNYFDNCIQMKTNENTNESAIEFNYSCLKPSNVSQEFNDDLGTHELKVFMYIANNDNLKQLLKHPLLSSFLYLKWYKIRHLLKKCFIRTFVQKTFYSIALF